Part of the Flavobacterium sp. MDT1-60 genome, CAGTTTTCCAATGGCATCGGGTGATTTCGCCCCAATTAATGTAAGAGCAGAAGCTGGTGTTACGTCAATCTTTCTTCTCCGAAAATAATTTACTTTGTGTAAACTATTAAATTATCAGAAAATATGCTTGGCTTCGAAATTGGAGCTAAGGATATTTTTTTTGACATAAAAAGATCTTTTTTTTCAGTTACGTGAGAATCGCTTAAATGAAAAATATTTTGAATTTTTTTTAAATATGCGAAAATTTAAAATTACGGGATATATACCTTAAATGTCCCATTTTTATAAAAAAAGACAATTTTCTCAATTTCGCCTTCTGTTGAAATTAAATTTGAGTTTTTTGCTTCAACTGAATTTCTTGTTTCTGATTTTTCATCTTCCTTATAATTGATCTCAGAAAATAAATTTCCACCAATAAAATTTTCATTTGATGAAATAGGAGCGAGAGGTTTTACAATTTCAGAAGCTATATCTTGTTTTGAATTTAAACTTTCATCTTCTGTTTTAGGAAAATTTCCTTTCCCGTTTAATATCCAATAAAGATCTACATCTGGAAAAACTTCCAAAATTTTCATTACAAAATCCAAACTAGGTTTGTTTCTGCCAGAAAGCAGGTGAGACATACTAGAACGCTGCACGCCAATTTTATCGGCAAAAGAAGAGGCATTTAAATTATAATAATCT contains:
- a CDS encoding helix-turn-helix transcriptional regulator — encoded protein: MVNIDDFVKRLEIILDYYNLNASSFADKIGVQRSSMSHLLSGRNKPSLDFVMKILEVFPDVDLYWILNGKGNFPKTEDESLNSKQDIASEIVKPLAPISSNENFIGGNLFSEINYKEDEKSETRNSVEAKNSNLISTEGEIEKIVFFYKNGTFKVYIP